A genomic segment from Polyangium mundeleinium encodes:
- a CDS encoding vWA domain-containing protein codes for MHFERHRHDRRPTFFRRLFVPALAIGLASWVAALAASCGSNSTGAAPCESVYAGKCGGTCGNDFACPEGLYCGISGTCTADCASGAAGCPAGSVCNVKGRCIPTGEGGSGGMGGIDFVTSVGTMGTGADACADVNVNFDKQIPTVMLLIDQSGSMTEGFGNGNRWDVLYDTLMDPNTGIVKKLEKDVRFGLALYTSNGGNAGGTCPMLAKVPLALNNHAAIDAVYAPQSPAGDTPTGESITAVTTDLVAYQEPGPKILVLATDGEPDTCAEPNPQNGQDESIAAAQAAFGKDVRTFVISVGAEVSLGHLQDLANAGAGLPIGGAEKATYYQALDPQTLIDAFDKIINGVRSCVLKLNGIVDETAAAEGQVYLDGMALPYNDMNGWRLNSPDEIELLGTACDTIKQGDHSISVQFPCGIVIPK; via the coding sequence ATGCACTTCGAGCGTCATCGTCATGACCGTCGGCCCACGTTTTTCCGCCGCCTCTTCGTGCCCGCCCTCGCGATCGGGCTCGCGTCCTGGGTCGCCGCGCTCGCGGCGAGTTGTGGATCGAACAGCACCGGTGCGGCGCCTTGCGAGTCGGTCTACGCCGGCAAGTGCGGCGGCACCTGCGGCAACGACTTCGCGTGTCCAGAGGGCCTGTATTGCGGCATCAGCGGCACCTGCACGGCGGACTGCGCCTCTGGCGCGGCCGGCTGCCCCGCGGGGAGTGTCTGCAACGTCAAGGGCCGGTGCATCCCCACGGGCGAGGGCGGGTCCGGCGGCATGGGCGGCATCGACTTCGTGACGTCGGTGGGCACCATGGGCACCGGCGCCGACGCCTGCGCCGACGTCAACGTCAATTTCGACAAGCAGATCCCCACCGTGATGTTGCTCATCGACCAGTCGGGCAGCATGACCGAGGGCTTCGGCAATGGAAATCGCTGGGACGTCCTTTACGACACGCTCATGGATCCGAACACCGGAATCGTGAAGAAGCTCGAAAAGGACGTGCGGTTCGGGCTCGCGCTTTACACGAGCAATGGCGGGAACGCGGGCGGCACGTGCCCCATGCTCGCGAAGGTGCCGCTCGCGCTGAACAACCACGCGGCCATCGACGCCGTGTACGCCCCGCAGAGCCCCGCGGGCGACACGCCCACCGGCGAGAGCATCACGGCCGTGACCACGGATCTCGTCGCGTACCAGGAGCCGGGGCCGAAGATCCTCGTGCTCGCGACCGACGGCGAGCCCGACACCTGCGCGGAGCCGAATCCGCAAAATGGCCAGGACGAGTCGATCGCCGCCGCGCAAGCCGCGTTTGGCAAAGACGTCCGCACCTTCGTGATCAGCGTGGGCGCTGAGGTGAGCCTCGGCCATTTGCAGGACCTGGCGAACGCGGGCGCGGGCCTGCCCATCGGCGGCGCCGAGAAGGCCACGTATTACCAGGCGCTCGACCCGCAAACGCTGATCGACGCCTTCGACAAGATCATCAACGGCGTCCGCTCGTGCGTGCTCAAATTGAACGGCATCGTCGATGAGACCGCGGCCGCCGAAGGTCAGGTCTACCTCGACGGCATGGCGCTGCCCTACAACGACATGAACGGTTGGCGGCTGAACAGCCCCGACGAGATCGAGCTGCTCGGCACCGCGTGCGATACGATCAAGCAGGGCGACCACTCCATTTCGGTCCAGTTCCCCTGCGGGATCGTCATCCCGAAGTGA
- the def gene encoding peptide deformylase, whose translation MTLLKIAQIGHPVLRSRAREVERDELATAEVQAFIDDLVETMRDANGAGLAATQVHVPKRIVAIEVKDNPRYPYKPNIPLTIVVNPVVEPLTEERFDNNEGCLSVPNLRGMVSRFAEVRVTGWDRHGAPFERVARGLTAGTFQHEVDHLDGKLFVDRVTDTSTLCTWAEFDRFHKQAFVERIVPFVKRMGG comes from the coding sequence GTGACGCTCCTCAAAATTGCTCAGATTGGACATCCGGTGCTCCGGAGCCGAGCGCGCGAGGTCGAGCGCGACGAGCTCGCCACGGCCGAGGTGCAGGCGTTCATCGACGACCTCGTCGAGACGATGCGCGACGCGAACGGCGCCGGCCTCGCCGCCACGCAGGTCCACGTGCCGAAGCGAATCGTGGCGATCGAGGTCAAGGACAACCCGCGGTACCCGTACAAGCCGAACATCCCGCTCACGATCGTGGTCAATCCGGTCGTCGAACCGCTCACGGAGGAGCGATTCGACAACAACGAGGGGTGCCTGTCGGTGCCGAACCTGCGCGGCATGGTCTCCCGGTTCGCCGAGGTGCGCGTGACCGGCTGGGATCGGCACGGGGCGCCGTTCGAGCGCGTGGCGCGAGGTTTGACGGCGGGGACGTTCCAGCACGAGGTCGACCACCTCGACGGGAAGCTCTTCGTGGATCGGGTGACCGATACCTCGACGCTTTGCACGTGGGCCGAGTTCGACCGGTTCCACAAGCAGGCGTTCGTGGAGCGGATCGTGCCGTTCGTGAAGCGAATGGGGGGCTGA
- a CDS encoding RNA polymerase sigma factor → MLQRRSDTLATDRMQELMLRGLAALSGYTPHPDGVRPFLFGIAKNLRSEEARRAQRERELFCPDLGDAERTATPDVSPEKEAWRSEARRALLSALKMLPPEQFLVIVLVDLAECTCSEAAELLDIPLGTVKSRLAAARTNMQRALGPKEQYLGSPGLLALFGRRVLKAVSEYAYPLGHLLLAMLFFALPRPAPHAPHAVATGAARVIGASAADVARAADVSGPLTNPEPPATAPATTTVVPRRGRAPEPFVVKPSGRRHWLVGGNGSSG, encoded by the coding sequence ATGCTGCAACGTCGCTCGGACACCCTCGCCACCGACAGGATGCAGGAGCTCATGCTGCGGGGACTCGCGGCGCTCTCCGGCTACACGCCACACCCCGACGGGGTTCGGCCTTTCCTGTTCGGCATCGCCAAGAACCTCCGGAGCGAGGAAGCGCGCCGAGCGCAACGCGAACGCGAGCTTTTCTGTCCGGACCTCGGCGACGCGGAGCGCACGGCGACGCCGGACGTGTCGCCGGAGAAGGAAGCTTGGCGTTCCGAGGCCCGTCGCGCGCTTCTATCGGCCTTGAAGATGCTTCCGCCGGAGCAGTTCCTTGTGATCGTGCTCGTCGACCTCGCCGAGTGCACGTGTTCGGAGGCGGCCGAGCTGCTCGATATCCCGCTTGGAACCGTGAAATCACGACTCGCCGCCGCGCGTACGAACATGCAGCGCGCCCTCGGACCGAAGGAGCAGTACCTCGGCAGCCCCGGACTGCTTGCTCTGTTCGGACGCCGCGTCCTCAAGGCCGTCAGCGAGTATGCGTACCCGCTCGGACACCTTCTCCTCGCCATGCTGTTCTTCGCCTTGCCCCGGCCCGCACCGCACGCGCCCCATGCCGTCGCGACCGGGGCTGCCCGCGTCATCGGCGCATCGGCCGCCGACGTGGCAAGGGCAGCGGATGTCTCGGGCCCACTGACAAACCCCGAGCCGCCCGCGACAGCGCCAGCGACGACGACGGTGGTGCCGCGCCGTGGAAGGGCTCCCGAGCCGTTCGTGGTGAAACCCTCGGGGCGACGGCATTGGTTGGTCGGCGGGAACGGTTCGTCCGGGTAG
- a CDS encoding demethoxyubiquinone hydroxylase family protein, with translation MNQDKRQPDYSTNVPQGSDTETSGRTDVEHEVQGEENAPIERSGGDERESGSIERAKAHLGHAGRDIAAAASEVATVARAAAESAKEAFKDEVPSTRRTGEPSKESTLDRLNDLLRGELASVETYDLALRSVRDPDLTSSLRQIHESHERRVDKLRAKVRELGGEPALSSGVWGAFARIVQRGADLLGHRAALAALEEGEDQGKKRYARDMDELEPPVRDFVLQELAPEQQRTHDLAQSLQKFVKAA, from the coding sequence ATGAACCAGGATAAGCGCCAGCCCGACTATTCCACGAACGTCCCCCAAGGCAGCGACACCGAGACGAGCGGACGAACGGACGTCGAGCACGAGGTGCAGGGCGAGGAGAACGCCCCGATCGAGCGCAGCGGCGGCGATGAACGCGAGAGCGGCTCGATCGAGCGGGCCAAGGCCCACCTCGGGCACGCGGGCCGCGACATCGCCGCGGCGGCGAGCGAGGTGGCCACCGTCGCGCGCGCCGCGGCCGAGTCCGCGAAGGAAGCGTTCAAAGACGAAGTCCCCTCGACCCGGCGCACGGGCGAGCCCTCGAAGGAGAGCACGCTCGACCGGCTGAACGACCTCTTGCGCGGCGAGCTCGCGAGCGTCGAGACCTACGATCTTGCGCTCCGCAGCGTGCGCGACCCGGACCTGACGAGCTCACTGCGCCAGATCCACGAGAGCCACGAGCGGCGCGTCGACAAGCTACGCGCCAAGGTCCGCGAGCTCGGCGGCGAGCCCGCGCTGAGCTCGGGCGTATGGGGCGCATTCGCGCGGATCGTGCAGCGCGGCGCCGACCTGCTCGGCCACCGCGCCGCGCTCGCCGCGCTCGAAGAGGGCGAGGATCAGGGCAAAAAGCGATATGCGCGGGACATGGACGAGCTCGAACCCCCCGTGCGTGATTTCGTCCTCCAGGAGCTCGCGCCCGAGCAACAACGGACGCACGACCTCGCCCAATCGTTGCAGAAGTTCGTCAAGGCGGCTTGA